One Carassius auratus strain Wakin chromosome 16, ASM336829v1, whole genome shotgun sequence genomic window carries:
- the LOC113116529 gene encoding prolactin regulatory element-binding protein-like, giving the protein MGKRRAPELYRAPFPLYTVRVEPQSGLILTAGGGGASKTGIKNGLHFLSLDLVGGVHSATLLHTHETDTRATMCMCLAGDMIAAGQDANCSLMRFSQHAAKQAKKPAAKDGAGDKGAARKRGRKGQNGDGGGGGDVAQMKEDSPQVLVEDVGAVQADLSPQDPCVKCVRFSSDLTLLLSGGADGFVRVWEFPSLKEKFSFRAHKDELEDIDISPDNKHIVTVGRDFECSVWSGDQLAVGLCWHENMPQITEKMYRYKSCRFAKVEDQKDALRLYTVQIPHKRDRKPPPCYITKWDGRAFLPLLTKPCGNEVISCLAVSDSGTFLGLGTVTGSVAIFIAFSLQKLYYIQESHGIVVTDLTFLPDAPKSAAVKGNNEVVMLSVAVDSRCQVHAVSNRRSFPLWLVLFFCGLMMVGLILLLQSLFPGFI; this is encoded by the exons ATGGGTAAACGAAGAGCGCCTGAGCTGTACAGAGCCCCCTTCCCTCTCTACACTGTGAGAGTCGAGCCCCAGAGCGGCCTGATCCTCACCGCTGGAGGAGGAGGAGCGTCCAAGACCGGGATCAAGAACGGACTG CATTTCCTGAGTCTGGATCTGGTCGGCGGTGTGCACAGCGCCACCTTGCTGCACACTCATGAAACAGACACGCGAGCCACCATGTGCATGTGTCTGGCTGGGGACATGATCGCCGCGGGACAGGACGCCAACTGCAGCCTGATGAGGTTCAGTCAGCACGCGGCCAAACAGGCGAAGAAACCCGCAGCCAAAGATG GGGCTGGAGATAAAGGTGCAGCCAGGAAGAGAGGCAGGAAAGGCCAGAACggagatggaggaggaggaggagatgtgGCGCAGATGAAGGAGGATTCTCCTCAGGTGCTGGTGGAGGATGTTGGAGCGGTGCAGGCCGACCTGAGCCCGCAGGACCCCTGTGTGAAGTGTGTGCGCTTCAGCTCTGACCTCACGCTCCTGCTGAGCGGCGGAGCCGACGGTTTCGTCCGAGTGTGGGAG TTCCCCTCTTTGAAAGAGAAGTTCAGCTTCAGAGCTCACAAGGACGAGCTGGAGGATATAGACATCAGTCCTGATAACAAG CACATTGTAACAGTTGGCCGTGATTTCGAGTGCAGCGTGTGGAGCGGCGATCAGCTGGCCGTGGGTTTGTGTTGGCATGAAAACATGCCTCAGATCACAGAGAAGATGTACCGCTACAAGTCATGCAG GTTTGCAAAGGTAGAGGACCAGAAAGATGCTTTAAGACTCTATACAGTCCAAATCCCCCACAAACGGGACCGCAAACCCCCTCCGTGCTACATCACCAAATGGGACGGTCGGGCTTTCCTGCCGCTGCTCACGAAGCCTTGTGGGAATGAAGTTATATCTTGTCTTGCAGTGAG TGACTCTGGAACATTTCTTGGTCTTGGAACGGTGACGGGGTCCGTGGCCATCTTTATAGCGTTTTCCCTGCAG AAATTGTACTACATCCAGGAATCTCACGGCATTGTTGTCACGGACCTGACGTTCCTTCCTGACGCTCCTAAAAGTGCAGCCGTGAAGGGGAATAATGAAGTGGTCATGTTGAGTGTAGCGGTCGACAGCCGCTGTCAGGTGCATGCCGTGTCCAACCGGA GGTCATTCCCGCTGTGGCTGGTGCTGTTCTTCTGCGGTCTGATGATGGTTGGACTGATTCTGCTCCTGCAGTCTCTCTTCCCAGGATTCATTTAG